A genomic window from Dehalobacter sp. includes:
- a CDS encoding helix-turn-helix transcriptional regulator, with protein MSQKDIADAVGVTRQTINAIENGDYNPSVKLCISICKVLGKTLNDIFWEDDNNE; from the coding sequence ATGTCACAAAAGGATATTGCCGATGCCGTAGGCGTGACCAGGCAGACCATTAACGCGATAGAAAATGGAGATTACAACCCGTCCGTTAAATTGTGTATTTCCATATGCAAAGTATTGGGGAAAACGCTTAACGATATTTTTTGGGAGGATGACAATAATGAATAA